One window from the genome of Enterobacter asburiae encodes:
- a CDS encoding glycine cleavage system transcriptional repressor — MTTSSQHYLVITALGADRPGIVNTITRHVSSCGCNIEDSRLAMLGEEFTFIMLLSGTWNAITLIESTLPLKGAELDLLIVMKRTTARPRPALPSTVWVQVEVPDSPHLIERFTALFDSHQMNIAELVSRTQTSDDQGLPVLFIQITAHSPASQDASNIEQAFKALCTELNAQGSISVVNYSQHEQDGVE, encoded by the coding sequence TTGACAACCTCATCACAACATTACCTGGTTATCACTGCGCTGGGTGCCGACAGGCCGGGTATCGTGAACACCATCACCCGCCACGTAAGCAGCTGCGGCTGTAATATTGAAGACAGCCGTCTGGCCATGCTTGGCGAAGAGTTCACATTTATTATGTTGCTTTCCGGGACATGGAACGCCATTACGTTGATTGAATCGACCCTGCCGCTGAAGGGGGCCGAACTGGATTTGCTGATTGTCATGAAGCGCACCACCGCGCGTCCGCGTCCGGCACTGCCTTCTACCGTCTGGGTGCAGGTTGAAGTCCCTGATTCTCCGCATCTGATTGAGCGTTTCACGGCGCTGTTTGACAGTCATCAGATGAATATTGCCGAACTGGTTTCCCGTACGCAGACAAGCGATGACCAGGGTCTTCCGGTGCTGTTTATCCAAATTACGGCGCACAGCCCTGCCTCACAGGATGCGTCAAATATCGAGCAAGCGTTCAAAGCCCTCTGTACAGAATTAAACGCGCAGGGCAGTATAAGCGTCGTCAATTATTCGCAGCACGAACAGGATGGAGTTGAGTAA
- a CDS encoding tRNA(Met) cytidine acetyltransferase TmcA, producing MLEFEQLTGELERTGHRRLVVLSGEAQWTLSQAVALRDALPGDWVRLDEHPSKAISGLLGREFRHAVFDASAGFDVAAFAALSGTLSAGSLLVLRVPPLDAWAGLPDSDSLRWSDSAEAIATPHFVHHFCRTIAADPDAIVWHQGRALSLPPLPDAPDWQPASGAPQREQAEILDVLQGMAEGIVAVTAARGRGKSALAGMLLNRIAGSAVVTAPSKGATDIIARFAGERFHFMAPDALLASSHRADWLIVDEAAAIPGPLLEKLAVRFPRVLLTTTVQGYEGTGRGFLLKFCGRFAGLQRYSLSTPVRWAAGCPLERIVASALLFDDTLIDRRPEGEVRLTSLTPTAWESRPALAASVYELLCAAHYRTSPLDLRRMMDAPGQRFAVAETDPDIAGALWLVEEGGLSPELSRAVWAGYRRPRGNLVAQSLAAHGGSPLAATLRGRRVTRIAVHPHRQREGIGQALVRSASGEDYLSVSFGYTDELWRFWQQCGFVLVRMGSHREASSGCYTAMALLPQSQAGRQLCEQAQQRLKRDARVLSAWNGEKIPVEDGWEATLNNDDWLELAGFAFAHRAFSTSVAALTRLLLTVDMPLPALRGKMAGKTEDVGRKALLATLRSETAQAIESLDYPRCQQLKEDILQWQFFQ from the coding sequence ATGCTGGAGTTTGAACAGCTGACAGGCGAGCTTGAGCGCACCGGCCATCGTCGGCTGGTGGTGCTCAGCGGCGAGGCGCAGTGGACGTTAAGCCAGGCGGTCGCCCTGCGTGACGCCTTGCCCGGAGACTGGGTAAGGCTTGACGAACATCCTTCAAAAGCCATCAGCGGCCTGCTGGGACGCGAGTTCCGGCATGCCGTTTTTGACGCCAGCGCCGGGTTTGATGTCGCCGCGTTTGCCGCCCTGAGCGGAACGCTGAGCGCCGGAAGCCTTCTGGTGCTGCGGGTTCCGCCGCTCGACGCGTGGGCCGGGTTGCCAGACAGCGATTCACTGCGCTGGAGCGACAGCGCCGAAGCGATAGCCACTCCGCATTTTGTACACCATTTCTGCCGGACGATTGCCGCCGATCCCGATGCGATTGTCTGGCATCAGGGCCGCGCGTTATCCCTTCCGCCTTTACCCGACGCGCCTGACTGGCAGCCTGCCAGCGGTGCACCGCAGCGCGAGCAGGCTGAGATCCTGGATGTGCTGCAGGGGATGGCGGAGGGCATCGTGGCCGTCACCGCCGCGCGCGGGCGCGGAAAATCAGCCCTGGCGGGCATGCTGCTGAACCGCATTGCGGGCAGCGCCGTGGTCACCGCGCCGTCGAAGGGGGCGACGGATATCATCGCCCGCTTTGCCGGAGAGCGTTTTCATTTTATGGCCCCGGACGCGCTGCTTGCCTCTTCACACCGGGCTGACTGGCTGATTGTCGATGAAGCCGCTGCGATCCCCGGTCCGCTGCTGGAAAAGTTAGCTGTCCGTTTCCCTCGCGTGCTGTTGACCACCACGGTGCAGGGATATGAAGGGACGGGCCGGGGATTCTTGCTTAAATTCTGCGGTCGGTTTGCCGGGTTGCAGCGCTATAGCTTATCTACACCGGTGCGCTGGGCGGCGGGCTGCCCGCTTGAGCGGATTGTCGCCAGCGCGCTGCTGTTTGACGATACGTTGATCGACCGCCGCCCGGAGGGAGAGGTGCGTCTAACGTCCCTGACGCCGACGGCATGGGAAAGCCGCCCGGCGCTTGCCGCGAGCGTATACGAGCTTCTCTGTGCGGCGCACTATCGCACCTCGCCGCTCGATTTACGCCGCATGATGGACGCGCCCGGGCAGCGGTTTGCCGTTGCCGAAACGGACCCGGATATCGCCGGGGCGCTCTGGCTGGTGGAGGAGGGCGGACTGTCCCCTGAGCTTAGCCGCGCCGTGTGGGCAGGATACCGGCGTCCGCGCGGTAACCTGGTGGCGCAGTCTCTGGCGGCGCACGGCGGCTCTCCGCTGGCGGCGACGCTCAGAGGACGACGGGTGACCCGCATTGCCGTACATCCTCACCGCCAGCGGGAAGGGATTGGCCAGGCGCTTGTACGCAGCGCCAGCGGCGAAGATTATCTGTCGGTGAGCTTTGGCTATACCGATGAGCTTTGGCGTTTCTGGCAGCAGTGCGGGTTTGTGCTGGTGCGGATGGGCAGCCATCGTGAAGCCAGCAGCGGCTGCTACACCGCGATGGCCTTGCTGCCGCAGAGTCAGGCAGGGCGTCAGCTGTGTGAGCAGGCGCAGCAGCGTCTGAAGCGCGATGCGCGGGTGTTATCGGCCTGGAACGGTGAAAAGATCCCCGTGGAGGATGGCTGGGAAGCTACCCTTAATAATGACGACTGGCTGGAGCTGGCGGGGTTTGCTTTCGCGCATCGGGCGTTTTCAACCTCGGTTGCCGCACTGACGCGGCTGTTGTTAACCGTGGACATGCCGCTTCCGGCCCTGCGAGGGAAAATGGCAGGAAAAACGGAAGACGTCGGGCGAAAAGCGTTGCTGGCAACGTTGCGGAGTGAGACCGCGCAAGCGATTGAAAGTCTTGACTATCCGCGCTGCCAGCAGCTGAAAGAAGATATTTTGCAATGGCAATTTTTTCAATGA
- a CDS encoding AI-2E family transporter has product MLEMLMQWYRRRFSDPEAIALLVILVAGFGILFFFSGLLAPLLVAIVLAYLLEWPTARLEHIGCSRRWATSIVLVLFVGILLLMAFVVMPVAWQQGIYLIRDMPGMLNKLSDFAATLPRRYPALMDAGIIDAMAENMRARIMTMGDSVVKYSLASLVGLLTLAVYLVLVPLMVFFLVKDKDQMLNAVRRILPRNRGLAGQVWEEMNQQITNYIRGKVLEMIVVGVATWIGFLIFGLNYSLLLAVLVGLSVLIPYIGAFVVTIPVVGVALFQFGLGTEFWSCFAVYLIIQGLDGNLLVPVLFSEAVNLHPLVIILSVVIFGGLWGFWGVFFAIPLATLIKAVVHAWPDVPAVEEK; this is encoded by the coding sequence ATGCTCGAAATGTTAATGCAGTGGTACCGGCGTCGGTTCAGCGACCCGGAAGCCATTGCTTTGTTGGTTATTCTGGTTGCCGGGTTCGGCATTCTGTTCTTCTTTAGCGGCCTGCTCGCGCCCCTGCTTGTGGCGATCGTGCTGGCGTACCTGCTGGAGTGGCCAACGGCGCGCCTGGAGCACATCGGCTGTTCCCGTCGCTGGGCGACCAGCATCGTCCTGGTGCTGTTTGTCGGCATCCTGCTTTTAATGGCCTTTGTGGTGATGCCGGTGGCCTGGCAGCAGGGGATCTACCTTATCCGCGATATGCCCGGCATGCTGAACAAGCTTTCTGATTTTGCCGCCACGCTGCCGCGCCGTTACCCGGCCCTGATGGACGCCGGGATTATCGACGCGATGGCCGAAAACATGCGCGCCCGCATCATGACGATGGGCGATTCGGTGGTGAAATACTCTCTGGCCTCGCTGGTCGGGCTGCTGACGCTGGCGGTTTACCTTGTCCTCGTGCCGCTCATGGTCTTCTTCCTGGTGAAAGATAAGGACCAGATGCTCAACGCCGTGCGCCGTATTCTGCCGCGCAACCGCGGGCTGGCAGGGCAGGTCTGGGAAGAGATGAACCAGCAGATCACCAACTACATTCGCGGCAAGGTGCTGGAGATGATTGTCGTGGGGGTCGCCACCTGGATTGGCTTCCTGATTTTCGGCCTGAACTACTCGCTGCTGCTGGCGGTGCTGGTGGGGTTGTCGGTCCTGATTCCGTACATCGGCGCGTTTGTGGTGACCATTCCGGTGGTTGGGGTCGCGCTGTTCCAGTTTGGGCTGGGGACAGAGTTCTGGAGCTGCTTCGCGGTGTACCTGATTATTCAGGGGCTGGACGGTAACCTGCTGGTACCGGTGCTGTTCTCCGAAGCGGTGAACCTGCATCCGCTGGTGATTATCTTGTCCGTGGTGATTTTCGGCGGGCTGTGGGGATTCTGGGGCGTGTTCTTTGCGATTCCGCTAGCGACGCTGATTAAAGCCGTGGTCCACGCGTGGCCGGATGTGCCGGCGGTGGAAGAGAAATAG
- the bcp gene encoding thioredoxin-dependent thiol peroxidase: MNPLKAGDIAPKFSLPDQDGEQVNLTDFQGQRVLVYFYPKAMTPGCTVQACGLRDNMDELKKVGVEVLGISTDKPEKLSRFAEKELLNFTLLSDEDHQVCEQFGVWGEKTFMGKTYDGIHRISFLIDADGKVEHVFDDFKTSNHHDVVLNWLKQSA, translated from the coding sequence ATGAATCCACTGAAAGCCGGTGACATCGCACCGAAATTTAGCTTACCGGATCAAGACGGCGAGCAAGTAAATTTGACCGACTTCCAGGGACAGCGTGTTCTGGTCTATTTCTACCCGAAAGCCATGACCCCCGGCTGCACCGTACAGGCCTGCGGCTTACGCGACAACATGGACGAGTTGAAAAAAGTCGGCGTGGAAGTGCTGGGTATCAGCACGGATAAACCAGAAAAGCTGTCACGATTTGCTGAAAAAGAGCTGCTGAACTTCACGCTGCTTTCTGATGAAGACCATCAGGTGTGCGAGCAGTTCGGCGTCTGGGGCGAGAAGACGTTTATGGGTAAAACCTACGACGGCATTCACCGCATCAGCTTCCTGATTGACGCTGACGGTAAAGTTGAACATGTGTTTGACGACTTCAAAACCAGCAACCACCACGACGTGGTGTTGAACTGGCTGAAACAAAGTGCCTGA
- the dapE gene encoding succinyl-diaminopimelate desuccinylase: MSCPVIELTQQLIRRPSLSPDDAGCQALMIERLRAIGFTVERMDFGDTQNFWAWRGQGETLAFAGHTDVVPAGDADRWINPPFEPTIRDGMLFGRGAADMKGSLAAMVVAAERFVAQHPNHKNRLAFLITSDEEASAHNGTVKVVEALMARNERLDYCLVGEPSSTEVVGDVVKNGRRGSLTCNLTIHGVQGHVAYPHLADNPVHRAAPMLSELVGIEWDKGNEFFPPTSMQIANVKAGTGSNNVIPGDYFVQFNFRFSTELTDEMIKARVVALLEKYHLRYTVEWWLSGQPFLTQRGKLVDAVVNAIEHYNEIKPQLLTTGGTSDGRFIARMGAQVVELGPVNATIHKINECVNAADLQLLARMYQRIMEQLVA, translated from the coding sequence ATGTCATGCCCGGTCATTGAGCTGACTCAGCAGCTTATTCGCCGTCCTTCCCTTAGCCCGGACGACGCAGGTTGTCAGGCACTTATGATTGAGCGCCTGCGTGCCATCGGTTTCACCGTTGAACGCATGGATTTTGGCGATACCCAGAACTTCTGGGCGTGGCGCGGCCAGGGTGAAACGCTGGCCTTTGCCGGGCATACTGACGTCGTTCCCGCCGGTGACGCGGATCGCTGGATTAACCCGCCGTTTGAACCGACCATCCGCGATGGCATGCTGTTTGGTCGCGGCGCGGCAGACATGAAAGGCTCTCTGGCGGCGATGGTCGTGGCGGCAGAGCGCTTTGTGGCTCAGCATCCAAACCACAAAAACCGTCTGGCGTTTTTAATCACCTCCGACGAAGAAGCCAGCGCCCATAACGGTACCGTGAAGGTCGTTGAAGCGCTGATGGCGCGTAACGAGCGTCTCGACTACTGTCTGGTCGGTGAGCCGTCCAGTACCGAAGTGGTGGGTGATGTCGTCAAAAACGGGCGCCGTGGCTCGCTGACCTGTAACCTGACCATTCACGGCGTTCAGGGGCACGTTGCTTACCCGCATCTGGCCGATAACCCGGTCCATCGCGCTGCGCCAATGCTGAGCGAGCTGGTGGGCATCGAGTGGGATAAAGGCAACGAATTTTTCCCGCCGACCAGCATGCAGATTGCGAACGTCAAGGCCGGGACCGGCAGCAACAACGTGATCCCGGGTGATTACTTCGTCCAGTTTAACTTCCGCTTCAGCACCGAACTGACCGATGAGATGATCAAGGCGCGCGTCGTCGCCCTTCTGGAAAAATATCACCTGCGCTATACCGTGGAGTGGTGGCTTTCCGGTCAGCCGTTCCTGACACAGCGCGGTAAACTGGTGGATGCGGTGGTGAACGCCATCGAGCACTATAATGAAATTAAGCCACAGCTGCTGACAACGGGTGGCACCTCAGACGGACGCTTTATCGCCCGTATGGGCGCCCAGGTTGTCGAACTGGGTCCAGTGAACGCAACCATTCATAAAATCAATGAGTGTGTCAATGCGGCAGATTTGCAACTGCTGGCCCGTATGTATCAACGTATTATGGAGCAACTCGTCGCCTGA
- the ypfM gene encoding protein YpfM, producing MIERELGNWKDFIEGMLRK from the coding sequence ATGATTGAACGTGAACTGGGGAACTGGAAAGATTTTATCGAAGGCATGCTTCGTAAATGA
- a CDS encoding ArsC family reductase, whose protein sequence is MVVMYGIKNCDTIKKARRWLEANGVEYRFHDYRADGLDAEFLHSAIGELGWEALLNTRGTTWRKLDESLRASINNADSAAKLMLEMPAIIKRPLLCAPGQPMLLGFSETLYSDFFR, encoded by the coding sequence ATGGTTGTGATGTACGGCATTAAAAATTGCGACACCATCAAAAAAGCGCGCCGCTGGCTGGAAGCAAACGGCGTGGAGTACCGCTTCCACGATTACCGTGCAGACGGGCTTGATGCAGAATTTCTGCATAGCGCGATCGGCGAACTGGGGTGGGAAGCCCTGCTGAATACCCGCGGCACCACCTGGCGTAAACTCGACGAATCTCTGCGCGCCAGTATCAACAACGCCGACAGCGCGGCAAAACTGATGCTCGAGATGCCGGCAATTATCAAACGCCCATTGCTCTGCGCGCCAGGGCAGCCTATGCTGCTGGGTTTCAGTGAAACCCTTTATTCCGACTTTTTTCGTTGA
- the dapA gene encoding 4-hydroxy-tetrahydrodipicolinate synthase yields the protein MFTGSIVALVTPMDEKGNVCRSSMKKLIDYHVANGTSAIVSVGTTGESATLSHDEHGDVVMLTLELADGRIPVIAGTGANATAEAISLTKRFNDSGIVGCLTVTPYYNRPTQEGLFQHFKAIAEHTDLPQILYNVPSRTGCDMLPETVGRLSEVKNIIGIKEATGNLSRVHQIKELVSDDFILLSGDDATALDFMQLGGHGVISVTTNVAARDMAEMCKLAAAGHFDEARVINQRLMPLHNKLFVEPNPIPVKWACKELGLVASDTLRLPMTPITDHGRDIVRAALKHAGLL from the coding sequence ATGTTCACGGGAAGTATTGTCGCGCTTGTTACACCGATGGATGAAAAAGGTAATGTCTGCCGGTCAAGCATGAAGAAGCTCATTGATTACCATGTCGCCAACGGAACCTCGGCGATCGTTTCGGTAGGGACTACCGGTGAATCCGCAACGCTGAGCCACGACGAGCACGGCGATGTGGTGATGCTGACCCTGGAACTGGCTGACGGACGTATTCCGGTCATCGCGGGGACAGGGGCGAATGCAACCGCAGAAGCTATCAGCCTGACCAAACGTTTTAACGACAGCGGCATCGTTGGCTGTCTGACGGTGACCCCTTATTACAACCGTCCTACTCAGGAAGGTTTGTTCCAGCACTTCAAAGCCATCGCTGAACATACTGACTTGCCACAAATTCTGTATAATGTGCCGTCCCGTACCGGTTGCGATATGTTGCCGGAAACCGTTGGTCGTCTCTCGGAAGTAAAAAATATTATCGGTATTAAAGAGGCGACAGGGAACTTAAGCCGCGTTCATCAGATCAAAGAGCTGGTTTCAGACGACTTTATCCTGTTGAGCGGTGATGATGCGACCGCGCTGGACTTTATGCAGCTCGGTGGCCATGGCGTGATCTCCGTAACGACAAACGTTGCGGCGCGCGATATGGCAGAAATGTGCAAACTGGCCGCAGCCGGTCACTTTGATGAAGCGCGTGTCATTAATCAGCGTCTGATGCCGCTGCACAATAAATTATTTGTCGAACCCAATCCGATCCCAGTGAAATGGGCATGTAAGGAGTTGGGACTTGTAGCATCCGACACGCTGCGTCTGCCAATGACACCGATTACCGACCACGGTCGTGACATCGTCAGGGCGGCGCTGAAGCATGCCGGTTTGCTGTAG
- the bamC gene encoding outer membrane protein assembly factor BamC: MAYSVQKSRLAKVASVSLVMLLAACSSDSRYKRQVSGDESYLDATPLAELHAPAGMILPIQNGDYNIPVTNGSGLVGKALDIRPPAQPLALVNGARTQFTGDTASLMVESARGSTLWPQVVSVIQSKNYTIDKRDDASQTLTTDWIEWNRLDEDQQYRGRYQVSVKPQGYQQAVNVKLLNLEQAGKPVADASSLQRYSTEMLNVIAAGLDKTATDAANAAQSRSGASFDVQSGADDTGLPMLVVRAPFNQTWQRLPATLEKVGMKVTDSTRSTGSMTATYKPLSDSAWQELGAKDPQLASGDYKIQVGDLDNRSSLQFIDPKGHTLTQSQNDALVAVFQAAFSK, translated from the coding sequence ATGGCTTATTCAGTACAGAAGTCGCGCCTGGCGAAGGTTGCGAGTGTTTCGCTTGTTATGCTGCTCGCTGCCTGTAGTTCAGATTCGCGCTACAAGCGCCAGGTGAGCGGTGATGAATCCTATCTGGATGCGACCCCGCTTGCTGAACTTCACGCACCGGCTGGTATGATCCTGCCGATTCAGAACGGCGATTATAATATTCCCGTGACCAACGGCAGCGGCCTGGTCGGTAAAGCGCTTGATATTCGTCCGCCAGCACAGCCTCTGGCGCTGGTTAACGGGGCGCGTACCCAGTTTACCGGTGATACGGCGTCTCTGATGGTTGAGAGCGCGCGCGGTAGCACCCTGTGGCCGCAGGTTGTCAGCGTTATTCAGTCGAAGAATTACACCATCGATAAACGCGATGACGCCAGCCAGACGTTAACCACCGACTGGATCGAATGGAACCGTCTGGATGAAGATCAGCAGTATCGCGGTCGCTATCAAGTCTCCGTAAAACCACAGGGTTATCAGCAGGCGGTTAACGTTAAGCTGTTGAACCTGGAGCAGGCGGGTAAACCGGTTGCGGATGCCTCGTCCCTGCAGCGTTACAGCACCGAAATGCTGAACGTGATTGCCGCAGGTCTGGATAAAACCGCTACCGATGCCGCCAACGCCGCGCAGAGCCGCAGCGGCGCGTCCTTTGATGTGCAAAGCGGCGCGGATGATACCGGCCTGCCAATGCTGGTGGTGCGTGCACCGTTTAACCAGACCTGGCAGCGTCTGCCAGCGACGCTGGAAAAAGTGGGCATGAAAGTGACCGACAGCACGCGTTCAACCGGCAGCATGACGGCAACGTATAAGCCGCTCTCCGACAGCGCATGGCAGGAACTGGGCGCGAAAGATCCTCAGCTTGCCTCCGGTGACTACAAGATTCAGGTAGGCGACCTTGATAACCGCAGCAGTCTGCAGTTTATCGATCCTAAAGGTCACACGCTGACCCAGTCGCAGAACGATGCGCTGGTCGCTGTCTTCCAGGCAGCATTCAGCAAATAA
- the ypfH gene encoding esterase has protein sequence MKHDHFVVQSPDKPAKQLLLLFHGVGDNAVNMGQIGSWFAPVFPEALIVSIGGVEPCGPNGRQWFSVQGVTEENRQARIDAIMPTFIDIVRYWQQQSGVGADATALIGFSQGSIMSLESVKAQPGLASRVIAFNGRFATLPTSATTQTTIHLIHGGEDRVIELSHAVAAQEALIREGGDVTLDIVDDLGHAIDDRSMQFALDRLRYTVPKHYFDEALSGGKPDNDDIVEFM, from the coding sequence ATGAAACACGACCATTTTGTTGTTCAAAGCCCTGACAAACCGGCTAAACAGTTACTGCTTCTGTTTCATGGCGTTGGCGATAATGCCGTCAATATGGGTCAGATTGGCAGCTGGTTTGCGCCCGTTTTTCCGGAGGCATTGATTGTCAGCATCGGTGGCGTAGAGCCATGTGGTCCGAACGGACGCCAGTGGTTCTCTGTTCAGGGCGTGACGGAAGAGAATCGTCAGGCTCGCATCGACGCCATCATGCCCACCTTTATCGATATCGTCCGCTACTGGCAGCAGCAGAGCGGCGTGGGTGCCGACGCGACCGCATTGATTGGCTTCTCGCAGGGGTCAATCATGTCGCTGGAAAGCGTAAAAGCGCAGCCGGGTCTGGCGTCACGCGTCATCGCGTTTAACGGCCGTTTTGCGACGTTACCGACCAGCGCGACCACGCAGACCACGATCCACCTGATCCACGGTGGTGAAGACCGCGTGATTGAGCTCTCGCATGCGGTTGCCGCCCAGGAAGCGCTGATTCGCGAAGGTGGGGATGTGACGCTGGATATCGTTGACGATCTGGGCCACGCGATTGACGACCGTAGTATGCAGTTCGCGCTCGATCGTTTGCGCTATACCGTACCGAAGCACTACTTTGACGAAGCGCTCAGCGGCGGTAAGCCGGATAACGATGATATTGTAGAGTTTATGTGA
- the ypfJ gene encoding KPN_02809 family neutral zinc metallopeptidase: MRWQGRRESDNVEDRRSDGGGGPSMGGPGFRLPSGKGGIILLIVVLVAGYYGVDLTGLMTGQPLQQQEHSQRSISPNEDEAAKFTSVILATTEDTWSQLFEKMGRTYQQPKLVMYRGATRTGCGTGQSVMGPFYCPADGTVYIDLSFYDDMKRKLGADGDFAQGYVIAHEVGHHVQKLLGIEPKVRQLQQNASQAEVNRLSVKMELQADCFAGVWGHSMQQQGVLESGDLEEALNAAQAIGDDRLQQQSQGRVVPDSFTHGTSQQRYSWFKRGFDSGDPAQCNTFGKAM; the protein is encoded by the coding sequence ATGCGCTGGCAAGGGCGTCGTGAAAGTGACAATGTAGAAGACAGACGCAGTGATGGTGGCGGCGGTCCTTCAATGGGTGGGCCAGGCTTCCGGTTACCCAGCGGCAAGGGCGGCATCATCCTGCTGATTGTGGTTTTAGTCGCGGGTTACTACGGCGTTGACCTTACCGGGTTGATGACCGGTCAGCCGCTGCAACAGCAGGAGCATTCTCAGCGCTCCATCAGCCCGAATGAAGATGAAGCGGCCAAATTTACCTCCGTTATTCTCGCCACAACAGAAGACACCTGGAGTCAGCTGTTCGAGAAGATGGGGCGTACCTACCAGCAGCCGAAGCTGGTGATGTACCGGGGGGCAACCCGCACCGGATGCGGTACCGGGCAATCTGTTATGGGGCCGTTCTACTGTCCGGCAGACGGCACCGTCTATATCGATCTCTCTTTTTACGATGACATGAAACGCAAGCTTGGCGCTGACGGTGATTTTGCCCAGGGCTACGTGATCGCGCATGAAGTCGGCCATCACGTGCAAAAGCTGCTGGGGATTGAGCCAAAAGTGCGCCAGCTTCAGCAAAATGCGTCTCAGGCGGAAGTGAACCGCCTTTCCGTTAAAATGGAGCTGCAGGCAGACTGCTTTGCGGGCGTCTGGGGCCACAGCATGCAGCAGCAGGGCGTGCTGGAATCCGGCGATCTTGAGGAGGCGTTAAATGCCGCTCAGGCTATCGGTGACGACCGTCTTCAGCAGCAGAGCCAGGGGCGCGTCGTGCCGGACAGCTTCACTCACGGTACCTCACAGCAGCGCTATAGCTGGTTTAAACGCGGCTTCGACAGCGGCGATCCGGCGCAGTGTAATACCTTCGGCAAAGCGATGTAA
- the purC gene encoding phosphoribosylaminoimidazolesuccinocarboxamide synthase: protein MQKQAELYRGKAKTVYSTENPDLLVLEFRNDTSAGDGARIEQFDRKGMVNNKFNHFIMTKLAEAGIPTQIEALLSDTECLVKKLDMVPVECVIRNRAAGSLVKRLGIEEGIELNPPLFDLFLKNDAMHDPMVNESYCETFGWVSKENLARMQELTYKANDVLKKLFDDAGLILVDFKLEFGLFKGEVVLGDEFSPDGSRLWDKETLDKMDKDRFRQSLGGLIEAYEAVAHRLGVKLD from the coding sequence ATGCAGAAGCAAGCTGAGTTGTATCGTGGCAAAGCGAAGACCGTATACAGCACGGAAAACCCGGATCTGTTGGTGCTCGAGTTCCGCAATGATACGTCAGCAGGGGATGGCGCACGCATTGAGCAGTTCGATCGTAAAGGCATGGTGAACAACAAGTTCAACCACTTCATTATGACCAAACTGGCCGAAGCGGGTATCCCGACCCAGATTGAAGCGTTGCTGTCCGATACGGAATGTCTGGTGAAAAAACTGGATATGGTTCCGGTTGAGTGCGTTATTCGTAACCGTGCGGCGGGCTCCCTGGTGAAGCGTCTCGGCATTGAAGAAGGTATCGAACTGAATCCACCGCTGTTCGACCTGTTCCTGAAAAACGATGCCATGCACGACCCGATGGTCAACGAATCCTACTGCGAAACCTTCGGCTGGGTGAGCAAAGAGAACCTGGCGCGTATGCAGGAGCTGACCTACAAAGCCAACGACGTGCTGAAAAAGCTGTTTGATGACGCGGGCCTGATCCTCGTTGACTTCAAGCTGGAGTTTGGTCTGTTCAAAGGCGAAGTGGTGCTGGGCGATGAGTTCTCACCGGACGGTAGCCGCCTGTGGGATAAAGAAACCCTGGATAAAATGGACAAAGACCGTTTCCGTCAGAGCCTGGGTGGCCTGATTGAAGCGTACGAAGCGGTTGCTCACCGTTTAGGCGTTAAGCTCGACTAA